From the genome of Cellvibrio japonicus Ueda107, one region includes:
- a CDS encoding thioesterase II family protein: MDGLLAVVKKNPNATIKLFCFPYAGGSAAIFQQWSRYITANVEVICLQLPGRGDRLDDDLYREMEPLLDDLLQEMMPCIDRPYVFLGYSLGAKTAYELARRLQALEFPVPGLFFSIASPAPHIPRASAPIHLLPDDQFIHRLREYQGASDDVLDDPDVMQLLLPGLRADFSILENYRYTDATKLKTKACLFGGADDMAVPYGHLHAWAEHFTGSVESRVYPGGHFFFDTSLQPFLQDINVLLNTEIALYRA, encoded by the coding sequence ATGGATGGATTATTGGCAGTTGTTAAGAAGAATCCCAATGCAACCATAAAGTTATTTTGCTTTCCCTACGCCGGAGGCTCGGCGGCTATTTTTCAGCAATGGTCAAGATACATAACGGCTAATGTAGAGGTTATATGCTTACAGCTTCCCGGGCGCGGAGATAGATTGGACGATGACCTCTATAGGGAAATGGAACCCTTATTGGATGACCTGCTGCAGGAGATGATGCCTTGTATTGACCGGCCGTATGTTTTCTTAGGTTACAGCCTTGGTGCAAAGACAGCCTATGAATTGGCCCGGCGCTTACAGGCGCTTGAGTTTCCTGTGCCGGGATTGTTTTTCTCCATTGCCTCGCCTGCGCCGCATATCCCCAGGGCTAGTGCCCCTATCCATTTATTACCGGACGACCAATTTATTCATCGTTTGCGTGAGTACCAGGGGGCGAGCGATGATGTCCTGGACGACCCCGATGTTATGCAGTTATTACTGCCCGGATTGCGGGCGGATTTTTCTATTTTGGAAAATTATCGATATACGGATGCAACCAAATTGAAAACCAAGGCCTGTTTGTTCGGGGGCGCTGATGATATGGCGGTTCCCTATGGGCATTTGCATGCCTGGGCCGAGCATTTTACCGGGTCGGTTGAAAGCAGGGTTTACCCAGGGGGACATTTCTTTTTTGACACTTCATTGCAGCCGTTTTTACAGGATATTAATGTCCTGTTGAATACGGAAATAGCACTTTATCGTGCCTAG